One part of the Haliotis asinina isolate JCU_RB_2024 chromosome 2, JCU_Hal_asi_v2, whole genome shotgun sequence genome encodes these proteins:
- the LOC137271731 gene encoding phospholipase A and acyltransferase 3-like translates to MATIEDHNEAVLSSLEPGDQVEFKGPHFNHWAVYIGDGFVIHLTSADGQSSSKTDKAIIRQDKIGDAANNRKMTKNNGKGEKYGLRPFSKSEIVERAKSQLGRKGYNLIARNCEHFVSWCCYDFEISDQVKEWTEIVAEMIANWIEERRNLEGL, encoded by the exons ATGGCAACGATAGAAGATCACAACGAAGCCGTGTTGTCAAGCCTGGAGCCCGGTGACCAGGTGGAGTTTAAGGGGCCGCACTTTAATCACTGGGCCGTGTACATTG GTGATGGCTTCGTGATTCACCTGACCAGTGCTGATGGTCAGAGCTCTAGTAAGACTGACAAAGCCATTATTCGTCAAGACAAAATCGGGGATGCTGCAAACAACAGAAAGATGACTAAAAACAACGGCAAGGGCGAGAAATACGGGCTAAG ACCCTTCAGCAAATCTGAGATCGTTGAGAGAGCAAAGAGCCAGCTTGGCAGAAAGGGATATAATCTGATTGCCAGGAACTGTGAACACTTCGTGTCGTGGTGCTGCTACGACTTTGAAATAAGTGACCAG GTGAAAGAATGGACGGAGATAGTGGCAGAAATGATCGCCAATTGGATTGAGGAAAGAAGAAACTTGGAAGGGTTGTAG